In Arcobacter ellisii, a genomic segment contains:
- a CDS encoding glycosyltransferase, giving the protein MNKFSVLMSIYYKENANYFNRAMVSIWDEQILKPNEIVLVLDGKLTEELMQAIFKWKNKLNEIMKIVPLENNMGLGDALNVGLKECTNELVARMDTDDISLPTRFLEQIEIFNKNNIDLCSSWIDEFDNDENKIISSRKVPEYNEDIIKFSKMRNPINHPAVMFKKQSVIDAGNYKKMYSFEDYYLWIRMVMNNSKVYNIQKSLVKMRAGYNQLERRRGWKYLIYEFNFWTSLYNVKFINFIELLKNLSLKLLIRLMPRKIIKEIYKIIRD; this is encoded by the coding sequence TTGAATAAATTTTCAGTATTAATGTCAATTTATTATAAAGAAAATGCTAATTATTTTAATAGAGCGATGGTTAGTATTTGGGATGAACAAATATTAAAACCAAATGAAATAGTATTAGTTTTAGATGGTAAATTAACAGAAGAATTGATGCAGGCTATTTTCAAATGGAAAAATAAATTAAATGAAATAATGAAAATTGTACCTTTAGAAAATAATATGGGACTTGGGGATGCATTAAATGTTGGTTTAAAAGAATGTACAAATGAATTAGTAGCTAGAATGGATACAGATGATATATCTTTACCAACTAGATTCTTAGAACAAATTGAGATTTTTAACAAAAATAATATTGATTTGTGTAGTAGTTGGATTGATGAATTTGATAATGATGAAAATAAAATAATTTCTAGTAGAAAAGTTCCTGAATATAATGAAGATATAATAAAATTTTCAAAGATGAGAAATCCTATAAATCATCCAGCTGTTATGTTTAAAAAACAGAGTGTAATTGATGCTGGAAATTATAAAAAAATGTATTCATTTGAAGATTATTATTTGTGGATAAGAATGGTAATGAATAATTCAAAAGTATATAACATTCAAAAAAGTTTGGTAAAAATGAGAGCAGGGTATAATCAATTAGAAAGAAGAAGAGGATGGAAATATCTTATATATGAATTTAATTTTTGGACAAGTTTGTATAACGTTAAGTTTATAAATTTTATAGAATTGTTAAAAAATTTATCACTTAAATTACTAATAAGATTAATGCCCCGAAAAATAATAAAAGAAATATATAAAATAATAAGAGATTAG
- a CDS encoding glycosyltransferase family 2 protein, whose product MKPLVSILVPLYNHERYIEFAIKSVMNQTYKNIELIVINDGSTDNSDQIIQSLLKKYKFEYYKQENKGLIFTIEKLRNLAKGKYISLLASDDAFVNDKIEVLVDYLENNPQYSMVYSNMHLINIEDEIIGNIKDGGKEGYIFEDLLCGNFFINSLTTLLKKEIYMKYDYEKGYIEDYQMWLKIAKENQIGFVDKHLSFYRVGNSLSLSSNLQKMQNAEYEIISKYSNEPIFDEALRKWNIRWLGSFGKCNKLYAIKYFLFKNISYRNFFDLNFYKSLLKLLIPCFILKKIQ is encoded by the coding sequence ATGAAGCCATTAGTATCTATTCTAGTTCCATTATACAATCACGAAAGATATATTGAATTTGCAATTAAAAGTGTGATGAATCAAACATATAAAAATATAGAATTAATTGTTATAAATGATGGTTCAACTGATAATTCTGATCAAATAATACAATCTCTTTTAAAGAAATATAAATTTGAGTATTATAAACAAGAAAATAAAGGATTAATATTTACTATTGAGAAATTAAGAAATTTGGCAAAAGGTAAATATATTTCATTGTTAGCTTCAGATGATGCATTTGTCAATGATAAGATTGAAGTTTTAGTAGATTATTTAGAAAATAATCCACAATATTCTATGGTTTATTCAAATATGCATTTAATAAATATTGAAGATGAAATAATAGGAAATATTAAAGATGGTGGAAAAGAAGGATACATATTTGAAGATTTACTTTGTGGTAACTTCTTTATAAACAGTTTAACAACACTCTTAAAAAAAGAAATATATATGAAGTATGATTATGAAAAAGGTTATATTGAAGATTACCAAATGTGGTTAAAAATAGCAAAAGAAAATCAAATTGGATTTGTAGATAAACACTTATCTTTTTATAGAGTAGGTAATTCATTAAGCCTATCTTCTAATTTGCAAAAAATGCAAAATGCAGAATACGAAATAATTTCAAAATATTCAAATGAACCAATTTTTGATGAAGCGTTAAGAAAATGGAATATTAGATGGCTTGGTAGTTTTGGGAAATGTAATAAACTATATGCAATTAAGTATTTTTTATTTAAAAATATTTCATATAGAAACTTTTTTGATTTAAATTTTTATAAATCACTATTAAAACTATTGATACCATGTTTTATTTTAAAGAAAATACAATGA
- a CDS encoding DegT/DnrJ/EryC1/StrS family aminotransferase, with the protein MIPFLDLKGINTHYRTELIEACTRVIDSGWYIQGNECKEFEKEFAQYCGTKYAIGVANGLDALILILRAYKELGVMKDGDEVIVPSNTYIASILAISQNNLVPVLVEPDNNTYLIDSTKIEEKITSKTKAILPVHLYGQTCEMDKINEIAKKYNLKVIEDSAQSHGAYFKDKRSGNLGDASGFSFYPGKNLGALGDGGAVTTNDEELANAIKALGNYGSHKKYENLYKGINSRLDEIQAAMLRVKLKYLDNEVEKRREIANYYLQNIKNDKLILPTVREQNNHVWHLFVIRITKRDKLQKYLLDNSIQTLIHYPIPPHKQNAYKEWNKESYPISGQIHNEVLSLPIFGIQSIGNTKNIVQVINEYR; encoded by the coding sequence ATGATTCCATTTCTAGATTTAAAAGGTATAAATACTCACTATAGAACAGAATTAATTGAAGCTTGTACAAGAGTAATTGATAGTGGTTGGTATATACAAGGTAATGAGTGTAAAGAATTTGAAAAAGAATTCGCACAATATTGTGGTACAAAATATGCTATAGGTGTTGCAAATGGTTTAGATGCACTTATTTTAATCTTAAGAGCTTATAAAGAATTAGGAGTTATGAAAGATGGTGATGAAGTGATTGTGCCTTCAAATACATATATAGCTTCTATCTTGGCGATTTCTCAGAATAATTTAGTTCCTGTTTTAGTTGAACCAGATAATAATACTTATCTAATAGATTCAACTAAAATAGAGGAAAAAATCACATCAAAAACAAAAGCTATTTTGCCAGTTCACCTTTATGGTCAAACTTGTGAAATGGATAAAATAAATGAAATTGCTAAAAAATATAATCTAAAAGTTATAGAAGATTCAGCTCAGTCTCATGGTGCATATTTTAAAGATAAAAGAAGTGGAAATCTAGGAGATGCTAGTGGATTTAGTTTTTATCCTGGAAAAAATTTAGGTGCTTTAGGTGATGGTGGAGCAGTTACAACGAATGATGAAGAACTTGCCAATGCTATAAAAGCACTAGGAAACTATGGAAGTCATAAAAAATATGAAAATCTTTATAAAGGTATTAATAGTAGACTTGATGAAATACAAGCTGCTATGCTTAGAGTAAAACTAAAATACCTTGATAATGAAGTGGAAAAAAGAAGAGAAATAGCAAACTATTATTTACAAAATATTAAAAATGATAAGTTGATTTTACCAACAGTAAGAGAACAAAATAACCATGTATGGCATTTGTTTGTAATAAGAATTACAAAAAGAGATAAATTACAAAAATATTTACTTGATAATAGTATTCAAACACTAATTCATTATCCAATTCCACCTCATAAACAAAATGCTTATAAAGAGTGGAATAAAGAAAGCTATCCCATAAGTGGACAAATTCATAATGAAGTTTTGAGTTTGCCTATTTTTGGTATTCAAAGCATTGGAAATACTAAAAATATTGTTCAGGTAATAAATGAATATAGATAG
- a CDS encoding acyltransferase, whose amino-acid sequence MNIDRFIFKVKQKIKNLLGYIVFQYPRVLKYKILSNCKNVIGSPIYNQPTQLLGEGTILFDKNVNLGVKRSPFFYNGYGYIDARKSNSKIIIKNHVTINNNFMITSEGEGIEIGENTLIGLNFEVSDSDFHDLHPDRRISGIPKTAKVVIGRNVFIGSNVKILKGVTIGDNSVIANSSVVIKSIPKNVIAGGCPAKIIRKLEV is encoded by the coding sequence ATGAATATAGATAGATTTATTTTCAAAGTAAAACAAAAAATTAAAAATTTGCTTGGATATATTGTATTTCAATATCCACGAGTTTTGAAATATAAAATTTTATCAAATTGTAAAAATGTAATAGGGAGTCCAATATATAATCAACCAACTCAATTATTAGGGGAAGGGACTATACTATTTGATAAAAATGTTAATTTAGGTGTAAAGAGAAGCCCTTTTTTTTATAATGGTTATGGATATATAGATGCTCGAAAAAGTAATTCTAAAATTATAATAAAGAATCATGTTACTATTAATAATAATTTCATGATCACAAGTGAAGGAGAGGGGATTGAAATAGGAGAAAATACACTTATTGGTTTAAACTTTGAAGTTAGTGATAGTGATTTTCATGATTTGCATCCAGATAGAAGAATCAGTGGTATTCCAAAAACAGCAAAAGTAGTTATTGGAAGAAATGTTTTTATTGGTTCTAATGTAAAAATATTAAAAGGTGTAACAATTGGAGATAATAGTGTAATAGCTAATAGTTCTGTTGTAATAAAATCTATTCCAAAAAATGTGATAGCTGGTGGTTGTCCTGCAAAAATAATTAGAAAGTTGGAAGTTTAG
- a CDS encoding family 6 glucosyltransferase, with protein MNRLKKIGILFICTGEYWKFWDGFYKSCEENFLIEDEKHYFIFTDNEELLNIKDKRIHPIFQEKMDWPFPTLYRYKIFMKNKANFNNMDYLIFCNANLFFSEKVSKSELFANKDLFVTLHPGFFNKKPKKFTYETNVKSLAYTEKREDSVYVCGGFNGGTKDEFLNMAEILNYNIDKDFSEGIVAIWHDESHINNYVQIHKEEFNILTPSFCYPQHYNINISKKIIVQDKEKIISIKHKGLFYNIRFFIVKILKKFLRYGK; from the coding sequence ATGAATAGACTTAAAAAAATAGGAATATTATTTATATGTACAGGAGAATATTGGAAATTTTGGGATGGTTTTTACAAAAGTTGTGAAGAAAATTTTTTAATTGAGGATGAAAAACATTATTTTATATTTACTGATAATGAAGAATTATTAAATATTAAAGATAAAAGAATACATCCTATTTTCCAGGAAAAAATGGATTGGCCATTTCCTACCTTATATAGATATAAAATATTTATGAAAAATAAAGCTAATTTTAATAATATGGATTATTTAATTTTTTGTAATGCAAATTTATTTTTTAGTGAAAAAGTTTCAAAGAGTGAGTTGTTTGCAAATAAGGATTTATTTGTAACTTTACATCCAGGATTTTTTAATAAAAAGCCTAAAAAATTTACTTATGAAACAAATGTAAAATCATTAGCTTATACTGAAAAAAGAGAAGATAGTGTTTATGTATGTGGTGGATTTAATGGAGGAACAAAAGATGAATTTCTTAATATGGCTGAAATATTAAACTATAATATAGACAAAGATTTTTCAGAAGGTATAGTGGCTATTTGGCATGATGAAAGTCACATAAATAATTATGTACAGATACATAAAGAAGAGTTTAATATTTTGACACCAAGTTTTTGCTATCCTCAGCATTATAACATAAATATTAGTAAAAAAATTATTGTACAAGATAAAGAAAAAATTATTAGTATAAAGCATAAAGGATTATTTTACAATATACGTTTTTTTATTGTTAAAATATTGAAAAAATTTTTAAGATATGGGAAATAA
- the rfbB gene encoding dTDP-glucose 4,6-dehydratase: MFSNSNKNILLTGTAGFIGSNFVPYFLEKYPNYNLINLDLLTYAGNLENLKECENNTRYKFIKGDICNRELVEFIFTEYDITGVIHFAAESHVDNSIKNPGVFVQTNVNGTFTLIDVAYKYWMNKPFEYKEKYQNSRFHHISTDEVYGTLSENPNDLFTENTPYAPNSPYSASKASSDMIIRAYNETYGLNTVITNCSNNYGPKQHDEKLIPTIIRKALSNQNIPIYGDGKNIRDWLYVLDHCKGIDIVYHNGKKGETYNIGGRNQRTNLQIVNTICTILDKEVPKADNSSYKELITFVEDRAGHDRRYAIDATKLEDELGWKADENFDSGIIKTIEWYLIKYGIKK; this comes from the coding sequence ATGTTTAGTAATTCAAATAAAAATATACTATTAACGGGAACAGCTGGATTTATAGGTTCAAACTTTGTACCTTATTTTTTAGAAAAATATCCAAATTATAATTTAATTAATCTTGACCTTTTAACATATGCTGGAAACTTAGAAAACCTAAAAGAGTGTGAAAATAATACAAGATATAAATTTATAAAGGGTGATATTTGTAATAGAGAATTAGTAGAGTTTATATTCACTGAATATGATATAACGGGTGTTATTCATTTTGCTGCTGAATCTCATGTTGATAACTCAATTAAAAATCCAGGTGTATTTGTTCAAACAAATGTAAATGGAACTTTTACTCTAATTGATGTAGCTTATAAATACTGGATGAATAAACCATTTGAATATAAAGAAAAATATCAAAACTCAAGATTTCATCATATCTCAACTGATGAAGTATATGGAACACTTTCGGAAAATCCAAATGATTTGTTTACTGAAAATACTCCATACGCACCAAACTCTCCATATTCAGCTTCTAAAGCTTCAAGTGATATGATAATTAGAGCATATAATGAAACTTATGGATTAAATACAGTAATAACAAACTGCTCGAATAATTATGGACCAAAACAACATGATGAGAAATTAATTCCAACAATTATAAGAAAAGCTCTTTCAAATCAAAATATTCCAATCTACGGAGATGGGAAAAATATTAGAGATTGGTTGTATGTACTTGACCATTGTAAAGGTATTGATATAGTTTACCATAATGGTAAAAAAGGTGAAACTTATAATATCGGTGGAAGAAATCAAAGAACAAATCTTCAAATAGTTAACACTATCTGTACGATTCTAGATAAAGAAGTTCCAAAAGCTGATAATTCTTCATATAAAGAATTAATTACATTTGTAGAAGATAGAGCAGGACATGATAGAAGATATGCAATAGATGCAACAAAGTTAGAGGATGAGCTTGGATGGAAAGCTGATGAGAACTTTGATAGTGGAATTATTAAGACTATTGAGTGGTATTTAATTAAATATGGAATCAAGAAATGA
- a CDS encoding FkbM family methyltransferase, producing the protein MSELVNKLRRFKYTLSGYFSKKSFSQQGEDLIIRFIFNQLKIKNPSYMDIGAHDPYYLSNTAIFYKNGSRGINIEPNPSLIKRFNFLRRKDINLNIGISDTIGNIDFFIMSEPTMSTFSEKEARYLQENSRIKIKKITKVEILPIKIILDRYFDSKFPDFLSIDVEGIEDLILNSIDFSNTYPKVICLETMTYSENGEELKRNNLIETLLNNNYFIYADNYINTIFVHKDVWKNRFCNIS; encoded by the coding sequence ATGTCAGAATTAGTGAATAAGTTAAGAAGATTTAAGTATACACTGAGTGGGTATTTCTCTAAAAAAAGTTTTTCTCAACAAGGTGAGGATTTAATAATAAGGTTTATTTTTAATCAGTTAAAAATAAAGAATCCATCATATATGGATATTGGTGCTCATGATCCCTATTATTTAAGTAATACTGCAATATTTTACAAAAATGGATCAAGAGGGATAAACATTGAACCAAATCCTAGCTTAATAAAAAGATTTAATTTTCTAAGAAGAAAAGATATAAACTTAAATATAGGAATTTCTGATACTATAGGAAATATAGATTTTTTTATTATGTCTGAACCTACAATGAGCACATTTTCTGAAAAAGAAGCACGATATCTTCAAGAAAACTCGAGAATAAAAATTAAAAAAATTACTAAAGTAGAAATACTTCCAATAAAAATAATTTTAGATAGATATTTTGATTCAAAATTCCCTGATTTTTTATCCATAGATGTAGAAGGCATAGAAGATTTAATTCTTAATTCAATAGATTTTTCAAATACATATCCAAAAGTAATTTGCCTTGAAACAATGACTTATTCTGAAAATGGTGAAGAATTAAAAAGAAATAATCTAATAGAGACACTCTTAAATAATAATTATTTTATTTATGCTGATAATTATATAAATACAATTTTTGTTCATAAAGATGTATGGAAAAATAGATTTTGCAATATTTCATAG
- a CDS encoding sugar 3,4-ketoisomerase codes for MITRLEEFKVLGDHRGQLVALEANKQIPFDVKRVFYIYGTQEGIPRGNHSHYKTKQFLVAVNGSCKVTLDNGKTKETFDLNKPNLGLFQDALIWGTMHDFSSDCVLMVLANEYYDASDYIIDYDKFLEEVRNDS; via the coding sequence ATGATAACAAGATTAGAGGAATTTAAAGTTTTAGGAGACCATAGGGGTCAACTAGTAGCTCTTGAAGCAAATAAACAAATACCTTTTGATGTAAAAAGAGTATTTTATATCTATGGAACACAAGAGGGTATTCCAAGAGGAAATCATTCACATTATAAAACTAAACAGTTTTTAGTAGCTGTAAATGGTAGTTGTAAAGTTACTTTAGATAATGGTAAAACAAAAGAAACATTTGATTTAAATAAACCAAATTTAGGTCTTTTTCAAGATGCGCTTATTTGGGGAACTATGCATGATTTTAGCTCAGATTGTGTACTTATGGTTTTAGCAAATGAATATTATGATGCTAGTGATTATATTATTGATTATGATAAATTTTTAGAAGAAGTAAGAAATGATTCATAA
- a CDS encoding lipopolysaccharide biosynthesis protein, whose protein sequence is MNISKEFLIVVIGQIVVLIGGFIFIKLLSIHLSVSEYGIYSLLISASTFFLLLPFSSFDQAVARDLNNHKNNLSRYYSNSICLYIIISIIQMIIILILFEIIKIDLFKEIYKLKWELLVFTFFTIIRNLLLTIENFRRNRNIVTMSKLYENIFKILTVILLYKYFNIDIKNILISINCFLGINILYILFINNSILKTNLIRFKNLYILNKKFIFFSTPLLIWTVFSWTTLNAPVWLIKNFYDLEWVGYFNMLNNIATIFPTQLIGILSAYFSPIYYQKELINNEYIIKSTNKNIKNLFILFTIGGFILFMFHDKIIILLTSEKYLEHSWLIVYLFIISAITNIGAFLSIEIFVYKKMKKLILPNIFTALITVFCGYYALNIFAINGLIFTMFLSSLVYTITVYVNVKKLRKGYECQN, encoded by the coding sequence ATGAATATTTCTAAAGAATTTTTAATAGTTGTTATTGGACAAATAGTCGTGTTAATAGGAGGATTTATTTTTATAAAACTATTAAGTATACATTTAAGTGTAAGTGAATATGGAATATATTCTCTTTTAATCTCTGCAAGTACATTTTTTCTTCTTTTACCTTTTTCTTCTTTTGATCAAGCTGTTGCAAGAGATTTAAATAATCACAAAAATAATTTATCAAGATATTATTCTAATTCCATATGCTTATATATAATTATTTCAATAATACAAATGATAATTATTTTAATTTTATTTGAAATAATAAAGATAGATTTATTCAAAGAAATATATAAATTAAAATGGGAATTACTAGTATTTACTTTTTTTACAATTATCAGAAATTTATTGTTAACAATAGAAAATTTTAGAAGAAATAGAAATATAGTTACTATGTCAAAATTATATGAAAATATATTTAAAATATTAACTGTTATATTACTTTATAAATATTTTAATATTGATATAAAGAATATTTTAATCAGTATTAATTGTTTTCTCGGAATAAATATATTATACATATTATTTATAAATAATTCTATTTTAAAAACTAATTTAATAAGATTTAAAAATTTGTACATATTAAATAAAAAATTTATATTTTTTTCAACTCCTCTTTTAATTTGGACAGTATTTAGTTGGACTACTTTAAATGCACCAGTTTGGTTAATAAAAAATTTTTATGATTTAGAGTGGGTAGGATATTTTAATATGTTAAATAATATAGCTACAATTTTTCCTACTCAGTTAATTGGTATTTTAAGCGCTTATTTTTCTCCAATTTACTATCAAAAAGAATTAATTAATAATGAATATATTATTAAATCTACTAACAAAAATATAAAAAATTTATTTATATTATTTACTATTGGAGGATTTATTTTATTTATGTTTCATGATAAAATTATTATTTTACTAACAAGTGAAAAATATTTAGAACATTCTTGGTTAATTGTATACTTATTTATTATTTCTGCAATAACCAATATTGGAGCATTTTTAAGTATAGAAATTTTTGTTTATAAAAAAATGAAGAAGTTAATTTTACCAAATATTTTTACAGCTCTAATTACTGTATTTTGTGGATATTATGCTTTAAATATTTTTGCAATAAATGGTTTGATTTTTACGATGTTTTTATCATCATTAGTGTACACTATCACAGTTTATGTTAACGTAAAGAAATTAAGAAAAGGTTATGAATGTCAGAATTAG
- a CDS encoding acyltransferase: MIHKLADVQTQNIGENTNIWQFCVILKNAKIGSNCNINAQVLIENDVSIGNNVTVKSGVQIWDGITLEDNVFIGPNVTFTNDFLPRSKQYPKEFLKTTIKKSASIGANSTIVGGITINEYAMIGAGSVITKDVGIQELWYGNPAIFKGYVCKCGQKCNEKLICDECKENK; the protein is encoded by the coding sequence ATGATTCATAAATTAGCAGATGTACAAACACAAAATATTGGAGAAAATACAAATATTTGGCAATTTTGTGTAATTCTAAAAAATGCAAAAATAGGTAGTAACTGCAATATAAATGCTCAAGTATTAATTGAAAATGATGTAAGTATAGGAAATAATGTAACTGTAAAAAGTGGAGTACAAATTTGGGATGGGATTACTTTAGAAGATAATGTATTTATAGGTCCAAATGTAACTTTCACGAATGATTTTTTACCACGAAGTAAACAATATCCAAAAGAATTTTTAAAGACTACTATAAAAAAATCAGCTTCAATTGGAGCAAATAGCACAATTGTTGGAGGAATAACAATTAATGAATATGCAATGATTGGTGCAGGAAGTGTAATAACAAAAGATGTTGGAATACAAGAACTCTGGTATGGTAATCCTGCAATTTTTAAAGGCTATGTTTGTAAATGTGGGCAAAAATGTAATGAAAAATTAATTTGTGATGAATGTAAGGAAAATAAATAA
- a CDS encoding alpha-1,2-fucosyltransferase — translation MILVRLAGGLGNQIFQLSAALLLAKKIGVNNISIDLSGLQKYEAKHKNELVYFFDFKKLQINYIRNRIVDFRIPKIFPLKVPFYPFISDKNFQEALKNPNKQFMILDGYFQDCLIQEDFDKEIEILKDFFLPTKYEQDDQSCIIHIRGGDFVKLGWNVISPKEYYINAINIMKDEYKKNKFKVVTDDKKYANTVLEQLDINYEFIGNSIYDDFYLIGKYKYRILSSSTFSMWASALANNENSIVISPEYWTPNNLRKIFIPNERRIKF, via the coding sequence TTGATTTTAGTAAGATTAGCAGGTGGCTTAGGAAATCAAATATTCCAATTATCAGCCGCATTATTATTGGCAAAAAAGATAGGTGTAAATAATATATCTATTGATTTATCTGGACTTCAAAAATATGAAGCAAAACATAAAAATGAGCTTGTTTATTTTTTTGATTTTAAAAAACTTCAAATTAATTATATAAGAAATAGAATAGTTGATTTTAGAATTCCTAAAATTTTTCCTCTTAAAGTACCTTTTTATCCATTTATTAGTGATAAAAATTTTCAAGAGGCTTTAAAAAATCCAAACAAGCAATTTATGATTTTAGATGGTTATTTTCAAGATTGTTTAATTCAAGAAGATTTTGATAAAGAAATAGAAATATTAAAAGATTTTTTTTTACCCACTAAATATGAACAAGATGATCAAAGTTGTATTATTCATATTCGAGGTGGTGATTTTGTAAAACTTGGTTGGAATGTAATTTCTCCAAAAGAATATTATATTAATGCAATTAATATAATGAAAGATGAATATAAAAAGAATAAGTTTAAAGTAGTTACTGATGATAAAAAATATGCCAATACAGTTTTAGAACAATTGGATATTAATTATGAATTTATAGGAAATAGTATATACGATGATTTTTATTTAATTGGGAAATATAAATATCGTATTTTATCTTCAAGTACATTTTCAATGTGGGCGAGTGCATTAGCAAATAATGAAAATAGTATTGTAATATCGCCTGAATATTGGACACCTAATAATCTAAGAAAAATATTTATACCAAATGAAAGAAGGATAAAGTTTTGA
- a CDS encoding alpha-1,2-fucosyltransferase — protein MIIIKIMGGLASQLHKYAVAKSLSLKYDTELKLDLFWFDSIRKIDTSRELKLSYFNLDIENASRKEIDRLRPKNIICKITNKINRFLGKDLISYKTYSNKSSMTINYFNNLGNDLYLEGEWIGYKYFNNIKNILQNDFTLKSEYALRVNTFIQNINTNICYVSLHVRRGDFVHNKETSKLHCTCDIVYYKKAIKYLEETIGNFQILIFSDDLEWVKNSFDFLEDINHRYIENFEDYEEFYLMTQCKHNIIANSGFSWLSSWLNKNINKIVISPSKWVYDENLNNYIIDNIKDENIIFIENL, from the coding sequence ATGATAATTATAAAAATTATGGGTGGATTAGCCAGTCAATTACATAAGTATGCAGTTGCAAAAAGTTTGTCATTAAAATATGATACAGAGTTAAAATTAGATTTATTTTGGTTTGATTCAATAAGAAAAATTGATACGAGTAGAGAATTAAAGTTAAGTTATTTTAATTTAGATATAGAAAATGCATCAAGAAAAGAAATAGATCGGTTAAGACCTAAAAATATTATTTGTAAAATTACTAATAAAATAAATAGATTTTTAGGGAAAGATTTAATTAGTTATAAAACTTACTCAAATAAAAGTAGTATGACTATAAATTATTTTAATAATTTAGGAAATGATCTTTATTTAGAAGGAGAGTGGATAGGTTATAAGTATTTTAACAACATAAAGAATATTTTACAAAATGATTTTACTTTAAAATCTGAATATGCTCTTAGAGTTAATACTTTTATACAAAATATTAATACAAATATATGTTATGTATCTCTTCATGTAAGAAGAGGTGATTTTGTGCATAATAAAGAAACTTCTAAATTACACTGTACTTGCGATATAGTGTATTATAAAAAAGCGATTAAGTATCTAGAAGAAACAATAGGTAATTTCCAAATATTAATTTTTTCAGATGATTTAGAATGGGTTAAGAATTCTTTTGATTTTCTAGAAGATATTAATCATAGATATATTGAGAACTTTGAAGATTATGAAGAATTTTATTTAATGACTCAATGTAAACATAATATTATAGCAAATAGTGGATTTAGTTGGTTATCTTCTTGGCTTAATAAAAATATTAATAAAATTGTAATAAGTCCATCAAAATGGGTATACGATGAAAATTTAAATAATTATATTATAGATAATATTAAAGATGAAAATATAATATTTATCGAGAATTTATGA